The Staphylococcus simiae genome includes the window ATTGTAATAGATATCATATCTTGTTCTACTTCTTGTTTGTCTTTATCACGATTTACTACAACAAACGTGACTAATTCTCGTAATTGTTCTATATTATACCATTTATTTAACTGATCATATTGATCCGTGCCAATAACAAAATACATTTTACTATTAGGATATTGCTCTTTCAAAGATAACATAGTGTCATAAGTATAGCTTTGCCCCTGTCTTTGTAATTCTTCTTCGCATATTTGTCCAAACCCTAATTCATCGACAACCATTTGAATCATTGTCAAACGATGTGAAACACTAATTTGATCGTTGTGTTGTTTTAAAGGCGACATAAAACTTGGGAGAAAGTAAAAATTATCTGGTTTAATATAATGATATACTTCACTAGCAACTAACATGTGAGCAGTATGAATAGGATTAAATTGACCACCATAAAGAACAATTTTTTTCATAATTATGGTAGTTGAATTTCTTTATTGTCTTCAGATTCTCGATAAATGACAATCATAGATCCGATGACTTGTACTAATTCACTTTTTGTAGCCACTGTTAATTGCTCAGCTAAATCTTTTTTATCTTCAAAATTATTTTGTAACACATGTATTTTCATTAATTCTCTATTTTCTAAAGTATCATCAATTTGTTGAATCATATTCTCATTGATACCACCTTTTCCTATTTGAAAAATAGGATCAATATTATGTGCTAAACTTCTTAAATATCTTTTTTGTTTTCCTGTTAACATGTCAACATTCTCCTCTTAACTGTGTTAAAACTGTATGTTTCATTTCTTGAACATCGGCATTATGACCTGTCCATATTTTAAAACTTTCAGCACCTTGATAAACAAACATATCTAAACCATTATATATTGGATTTCCTAATAACTCGGCTTTTGTCAGAATCGGCGTTTTGTATGGAATGTATACAATATCACTAACTAATGTTTCAGAAGAAAGATTAGTCAAATCAATAATACATTCTTCATTACCAGCCATACCAGCTGGTGTTGTATTGATGATGATATCAAATTCATCCAAATGTTCTTCAGCGGTTTTTAAAGAAATTGGATTTACATTCAATTGCCAACTGTCAAATCTTGACATTGTTCGATTAGCTACTGTTAGCTTTGGTTTGACAAATTTTGCTAATTCATTAGCTATCCCTTTACTTGCACCGCCAGCTCCTAGAATTAAAATATAAGCATTTGCGATATCTGGATATACTTGACGTAAACCAGTTACATAGCCTATGCCATCAGTATTAAATCCAATCCATTTATTATCTTTAATTAATACCGTATTAACTGCACCGACAGTTTTTGACTGTTCATCAATTTCATCTAAATAAGGAATAATACGTTCTTTATGAGGTATTGTTATATTAAAGCCATCAATTTCTTTGTCCTTAATAATATCTTTTATGTGATCAAACTGTTCTACTGGAATATTTATTGCTTCATACTCATGATTTAATTTTAACGATTTAAAATTAGCATTATGCATCAATGGTGATAGTGAATGTGAAATTGGACTTCCAATAACTGCAAATTTCATAATTAACACACCTTATAAAATAGAATTTCTCAATATGACATCGACATTTTTAGGTACACGGACGATAACTTTTGCACCTGCTCCAATAGTTATAAAGCCTAAACCAGAAATCATAATATCTCGTTTTTCTTTACCTGTTTCCAATCTGACTGCTTTAACTTCACTTAAATCAAAGTTTTCTGGATTGTTTGGTGGCGTTAATAACTCTCCTAATTGTGATTTCCATAATTCATTGGCTTTTTCTAATTTAGTACGATGAATATTTAGTTCATTGGCAAAGAAACATATTAAAGGTCTTTTGCCTCCAGAAATATAATCAATTCTTGCTAATCCGCCAAAGAATAGCGTTTGATTTTCATTTAATTGGTACACACGTTGTTTAATTTCTTTTTTAGGCATAATCGTTTTTAATTCTTTTTCTGTAACAATATGTGTCATTTGATGTTCTTGAATAATACCAGGTGTATCGTACATAAATGACGTCTCATCTAATGGTATATCAATCATATCTAATGTTGTTCCTGGGAATCTAGAAGTTGTAACTACATCTTTTTCACCTACACTAGCTTCTATTAATTTATTAATTAATGTAGATTTACCAACATTTGTTGTACCTACAACATATACATCTTCATGTTGTCTGATTTTTGCAATAGATGAAAGTAAATCCTCTATGCCCCATCCCTTTTCGGCAGAAATCAACACAATATCATCCGCTTCTAATCCATACTTTCTAGCTGTACGTTTTAACCATTCTTTTACTCGACGTTTATTGATTTGTTTAGGTAATAAATCTAGTTTATTAGCTGCTAAAATAATTTTCTTATTACCAACTATTCTTTTTACAGCATTAATAAACGAACCTTCAAAATCAAAAACATCCACAACATTAACAATAATTCCTGATTTGTCTGCTAAACCAGATAATAATTTTAGAAAGTCCTCACTATCTAAACCTACATCTTGAACTTCGTTATAATTTTTTAATCGGAAACAACGTCTACAGATAACGTCTTCACGGAACATATTATGTTCAGGTACATATCCAGGTTTACTTTTATCTTCTGACTGTAATGGCGCACCGCATCCAATGCATTTTAAGATTTCAGACAATCAATTTTCCTCCCATGTAATATAGCCTTTTTTTGAAAAATGACGTAATAAACGTCTTTCAATTAATCTATTAAATTTAGTAATAAGTCCATCAGTTCTCTTTACTGGTACAACCATAATTGTATATAAATTTCTACGATTTCCACCAAATACATCTGTTAGCATTTGATCTCCAATGACTACAGTTTGCTCTGGTTTAATTTTCATTTGGGCCATGGCTTTATCAAAAGCTTTTCCCATTGGTTTTCTAGCTTTAAAAATAAAGTCAATATCTAGATGTGTACAAAAACTAGATACTCTTGATTCATTATTATTAGATACTACTGTGACAGTTATTCCTTTATCATTGGCTTCTTTAAACCAAGTCTTTACACCTTCAGTTGGCTCTTTAACATCCCAACCAACTAAAGTATTATCTAAATCTGTAATAATGCCTTTGACACCCTTATCCACAAGTTTATCCAAATCAATTTGAAAAATTGATTGAACATATGAATTTGGCATAAATAATTTACGAACTAATCCCATTAAATTTCACCTTTATCCTTTTATAATCGACTAACTAAATTTTCAACAGTTTGACTAGAAGATTTAGCAGCTTTATCTAAAAATGCTTCAAATGATATTTCTGCATCACCATTTGCTAAATCAGAAACTGCACGTACTACCACAAAAGGTATATTAAATTGATAACATGTTTGTCCAATTGCTGTAGCTTCCATCTCAACTGCCATCGCATGTGGAAACGTCGCTTTAATACGTTGGCGTTGCTCTACACTACCTATAAAACTATCTCCACTAACCATTTCTCCATGTTTAGCTGTAAGTTGTTGTTCTTCAACTACTGTACTAACAAGCTCTATCAATGTTTGATCTGCTTGATACGCTAAAGGCATTTGAGGTATCTGACCATAGTCATAACCAAATGCTGTAGCATCGGCATCATGATATTTAACTTGACTACTAATCAAGACATCACCTACCGCTAAACTTTCATCTAGAGCACCAGCAGAACCTGTATTAATTATTAATTCTGGTTGAAAGTTATTAATAAGTAGTGTTGTAGATATTGCTGCATTAACTTTACCAATACCACTTTGTGTGATGACAACCTCTTTATCATTTAATATGCCACTATAAAATTTTACGTGTGCAATTGTAATTTCACTAACATCATTTAATTTATTTTTTAATATTGTTACTTCTTCTTCCATGGCACCAATTATACCAATCACTATTTTTCACCTCTATTTAAAAAATCCTAGCATTTGTTATTTTATCACATTTTAAAGTGTTCAACGATAAACTACTTGGATTTTATATACCCATTATTTATTGAATTAAAGTAATACAAAGTTTTAATAATCGATTTAACCTTAATTGCTAAAATTATTCTACTTGTTAAAGTAGTTATGTTTTAATATAATTAACAAAAATTATAAAAGAGGATTATCTATGTCAAACGATAAAAATCATACTATGACTACTAAAATTAGCTTCTGGGGTAATTTAATAGCTGTTGTATCATTCGTACTGTTATTTATGAGTATATTTATCAATTATATTCATCCTATGTCATTTATTAAAACTTTAACTTTTATTTTTCGCTATTTGATTATTCTAGGATTCATCATTATGGCTATTCCAGATGTTATTGATAAAAACACTAAAAAAATCATCTTAGATATCGTTATCATTATCGCATTTATATTTTTATTACTATAAAGGCATACTCAGAAAACAAATTAGTTACAGCTTCGATGAATCATTAATAAAATGACAATTGAAGCTGTAACTTTTTTATGTACTAATAGATAAAAATCTCTAGTTAATATAATAATTCTTAATCACTTTGTATATATTGAATGGATATGTTAAAAAGATTATCAACTTATAACCAACATCATTAATTCAAAATATCTTAAACGATTAAGTTCTCAATAGCATATTATATTGTATATTATCGATTGACTTTCGTTTTTGATAAACATTTATTTTTATTGCATCACATTTTAATATACTTTATATTGATTAGAGGAACATGTATTACACATATTAAAATTTTACTTTAGGAGATAACAAATGGTTAAAAAATATATTTATATTAGTTTATTATTAACTATACTGTCGTTTATCACAATGGCATTACCTATAATATGGTATCAAGCAACAGTAATATGGTTTATCCCTGGAGCAATTATTATTACAGTAGCGACATTATTATTACTTGCGTGTTATTTAAAATATAAAAATAGAGTTATCCTGACTTTATTTATTATTAATATTTTGATTTTAATCATATATTCTTCACCTTTAATACTTTCATAACATCACAGTTAACAACTTTTTAGTTGGTGATAGTTAATGAGTCTTTTGGGTGAGAGACTGTTTATTATCAAACTCAATTATTTAGGTTTTCTCCCAAATTGGACTGATACATAATTATTTTTTTATTTATCAGTCCTGAAAAAAAACCATTATTTAAAGCCAATTGCTATCAATTTTTAGCAATTGGCTTATTTACGTTACCTATAAATTTAATATTCTAGGCTGTTATTTTAATTTTTATTTAAGGTCACACTGTTATTTAAATAATTCTAATACACCTTGGAATGAGAAAATTCCAGTTAATATTGTGACAATGACTGCAACAATACCGAAGATGAACATCCAAGTTGGATGCTTATAATCACCCATAATTGATTTGTTCTTACTTGCTATCAAGATTGCACCAAGCGTGATTGGTAAAATCCAACCATTGATAGCACCAGCAATAATTAATAAACTAATTGGCTTACCAATAAATAAGAAAATCAATGTTGAAATAACGATGAATATGATCACAATTAAATTACTTCTATTTAATAATGATTTATGCAATGTTTTTAAAAATGTTGCACTTGTATATGCTGAACCTATCACTGATGACATAGCTGCAGCAAATAAGACCACACCAAATATATTTTTACCTATTGGTCCAATGGCATGTTCAAATACTGAAGCTGGAGGATTTTCCGAACTTAATGTGACTCCTGTAACCACTACACCTAATACAGCTAAGAATAACAATCCTCTCATAACACCAGTTGTTAAAATACCTGCAACTGCTGACTGATTTACAAATGGTAAATACTGTTTACCTTTAATACCAGAATCCAATATTCTATGAGCGCCAGCAAATGTAATATAACCACCTACAGTTCCTCCAACAAGTGTAATTATGGGTAAAACTAATTTCATTGGATGTTCTGGTGCAAAAGTATGGATGAACGCATCGCCATATGGTGGATTAGATACGACCATAACATAAGCTACGACTATAATCATAACGACACCTAAAATCATTGATACAACATCCATAATTTTCTGTCCACTCTTACTGACAAATATTAAAATCGCCATAATAGCTGTTAAAGCTGCTCCCCATTTAACATCAATACCAAAAATAGCATTTAAACCTAAACCTGCACCTGCAATATTACCTATATTAAACGCTAAGCCACCAAAAGCAATTAAAATAGAAATCACTGTACCTAAACCAGGTAAAACTTTATTTGAAATTTCTTGACCCCTTAAACCCGTGACAACTAAAATTCTCCAAATATTAATCTGAGCTCCGATATCAATAATAATTGATAATAATATAGCAAACGCAAAGCTAGCATAAAATTGTGCTGTAAATACTGCTGTTTGTGTTAAAAATGCTGGTCCAATCGCAGATGTTGCCATTAAAAACACTGAACCTAGTAATAACCTCTTATGATTTTTAGTAAATTGAAAATCTTGTTGTTGATGTTGTGGTTTTAAATCTTCTCCCATCTTTAAGCCCCCTTATAGCGATTGAATTTCAACGCCTTCTTTCATTAATTGTTGTCTTATGTTAGTCACAAATTCTAATGCATGTGCACCATCGCCATGCACGCAAATTGTATCAGCCTTCAAATCTATAACTTCTCCATCTTTGGATATGACTTGTTGCTCTGTTACCATTTTTATAACTTGTTTCAACGCTTCATCGGTATCAGTTATAACTGCATCTTTTTCTTTTCTACTTACTAATTGTCCATTGCTCTCATATCTTCGATCAGCAAAAACTTCAGAAGCAGTTATCAATCCTACATTGTGTGCTTCAGAAATTAAATAACTATTGGCTAATCCTACAAACACTAACGAAGGATCAAAATCATAAACTGCTTGTGCAATTGTTCGAGCTATATCTTTATTTTTAGCACCCATTTGATATAAAGCACCATGAGGTTTAACATGATTAATATTCACTTGATGTATTTTACAGAATCCTTGTAAAGCACCTAATTGATAAATGACTAGATTGTAGATTTCATCAAGTGTCATATCCATATTTCTTCTACCAAATCCTTGTAAATCTGGTAGACCTGGATGAGCACCGATACTCACATTATTATCTTTAGCTAATTTAACAGTTTCATTTATCACATTTTCATCACCAGCATGAAAACCACAAGCGATATTTGCAGATGTTATTAATGGAATAATTTGTTGATCTCCACCAAATGAATAATTTCCAAACGCTTCTCCTAAATCGCAATTCAAATCTATTTTCATCATAATGTCACTCCTGTTATAATTTGATGCTTTTCTAAAAATTTAATATCTACATCACGAGCGTCACCATCTGCATATGGTGGATAATTCAATACTGCATATAAAAAGTCAGCTGTAGTGGTAAATCCATCAATAACCATTTCATCTAATGTTACTTTTAATTTGGTAATAGCTGACGCTCGATTATTTGCCTTAACAATAACTTTTGCAACTAATGAATCGTAAAAAGGTGATACTTGATATCCTTGATATAATAATGAATCTACCCTTACATTAAACCCTTGTGGTAAATGCAGGTGATTGACTTTACCTGGCGTTGGTTGGAATTTCTTTTGTGGATTTTCTGCATTAATACGTGCTTCTATGACATGTCCACTAAACTTGATATCTTGTTGATTAAATGGTAATTGGTTATTCATTAATAAATAAAGTTGACTCGCTACTAAATCACGGTCTGTTCTCATTTCTGTTACTGTATGTTCTACCTGAATTCGAGCGTTCATCTCTATAAAATAATGTGCGTCTTCAGTAACTAAGAATTCAATTGTACCAGCACTTCTATAGTGAGATGCTTTTGCTACTTTAACTGCATCATCACAAATTTGTTGCCTTCTTTCTTCTGATAGAGCTGCACAAGGAGATTCTTCTATTAATTTTTGATTCTTACGTTGAACTGAACAATCTCGTTCACCAAGATGCACAAAGTTATGTTGGCCATCTCCCATAATCTGAACTTCAACATGTTTGGCAACTGGGATAAAAGCTTCAACATAAACTCGGTCATCATCAAAATATTTTTGTCCTTCACTTTTAGCTTCGTTTAGTGCTTTTTCCAAGTCTTTAGCTTCCTTAACAATTCTGATACCTTTACCTCCACCACCACTAGCAGCTTTTATCACTACAGGATATCCAATGTCTTCAGCTAATTGTTCAATTTCTTCTACCTTATTCACTTCACCCTTTGACCCCGGAATAACTGGTACACCAGCATTATCTACTGTTTGTCTAGCCGTTATTTTATCTCCCATCATGTGCATGGTTTCTTTAGTTGGTCCAATAAAGTTAATACCATTTTCTTCAATAACTTGCGCAAATTTAGTGGATTCTGATAAAAATCCGTAACCTGGATGAATAGCATTAGCCCCAGTAATATGTGCAGCAGCGATAATCCTGTCTATATTTAAATAACTATCTAAAGCATTAGCCTCTCCAATACATATTGCTTGATCAGCTAAATGAACATGTAGACTTTGTTCATCACCTTTGGCATAAATAGCAACTGTTTCAATATTCATTTCACGACATGCTCGAATAATACGAACAGCTATTTCACCTCTATTGGCTATTAAACAACGATACATTGACTTCCCTCCTTATTTAACACGCACTAATACTTGATCATATTCTACATTACTTCCATGATTGACAACGATTTCTTGCACTTCACCAGATACATCACTAGGAATTTCATTTAATACTTTCATTGCTTCTACATATCCAATAATGTCGCCTTCATTAATTACATCACCAACATTAATCATTGGTTCTGTTAATTCCTTACTATCTTGTAAATAAAATGTTCCAACCATAGGTGATTTAATTTCTTTATGATGATCGGTTTTATCTGTCTTGTTTGATGTCGTTGCTTCTTCATTAACATTTGAATGCGTTACAGCATGCTGAGTTACTTCCTGTTGACTTGTAGTAAAATCAATTTCTATTTCATCTTCGAAATTTTTATATTTAAATTTTACTACATCATTCTCTTTCACTAATTTGATTAATTGTTCTATTTGTTCTATTTTCATTTAATTAGTCCCCCGTAACATTTTAGAAATTTTTTGAGAAGTTTGTCTTAAAGCAGTCATATCATAGATTGGTTTATCCATTATAGCCTTGATATTTACTTCAAAGTCATTTTCTAACTGGTCATTTATTTTTTTAGCAACTTCATAATCTAGCCATTTGAATCTTATGTCGTCATTAGGCTTCATTTGAGCCAATTTTGGTAAATCAAATTTACAAACTGTAGCTATTTTTGTATAACCACCAATTGTTTGTTTATCATTCAATAAAATAATGGGTTGTCCGTCATTTGGAACTTGTATACTTCCAAGCGCGACTGGTTCAGAAATAATATCAGCATTATTGATAGGTGCAACACTGTCACCAACTAAGCGATAGCCCATTCTATCTGATTGTTCAGAAATAACATATGCTTGTTGCGTTATTGTTTCGATGGCTTTAGTAGAAAATTTATTTATTTGTGGCCCTTCAATGATATGAATCACCTTATCTTGAGGTAGTAGATTCATGTCAGTATGTTTGCCTAAATTAATTTTGTATTTATTATTATTAAGTACGTTAATAATGTCATTTTTTTGCAAAGTTCGACCTTTAAATCCACCTATGGCAGTTCTAGTATGTGTTGAATAACTATTGGCTACTTTAGGAATATCTAGGGGCTTTCCAAACGTAATATAGCCTCTTGTACCATGGTTTAAATGTCCTATGGTTAAGATATCTCCTTTTTCTACAAAATAAACTGTTTGATGACTAATAGGTTGATTATTAAGTAATGAATCACCATAGGCACCACATAAAACAAATGTATTTGCTTCATTAAATTGGATAGTTGGACCTATCATCGTATATTCTATTGCAGGTCCTTCATTGCCAATCATTATCTGTGCCAATCGGAAACTATTAACATCCATTGCACCAGCACCAGAAAAACCAATATGTTGATAGCCTATTCTTCCTAAATCTTGAATTGTAGAAAACAAGCCAGATTGTAAAATTTTAATCGTCACTTTTAGTCACCACCCAATCAGCAATTTCAAATTCACCATTTTGAATACTATCTTTTATTGAGTAATATTCTGTCTTACTAATGGACTTAAATTGAATATAATCTCCCGCTTCATATATTGTCATTGGCTGTCTATTTAAATCAAAGACCTCGACTGGCGTTCTACCAATAATCTGCCAACCTCCTGGTGAATCTAAAGGATATAAACCTGTTTGATTATTAGCAATACCTACAGAGCCAGCAGTTATTTTGACTCTTGGCTCATCTCTCCTAGGCGTATGTAATTGTTTATCAAGCCCTCCTAAATATGGAAAACCAGGCATAAATCCCATCATATATATGAGATACGGTTTACTTATATGAGTTTCAATTACTTCATCAATTGTGATGTTATTATAGTTAGCTACTTCTTCGATGTCTGGGCCAAATTCATCACCATAAACAACAGGAATTGTAATAATACGTTGTTGTTGTAATTCAAACACACTACTTTTGTTATGTAAGCGGTTGAGTTCTAAATTTTCAATTAATTTAGAAGCTGAAATTTCCTTTTCATTAAAGTATATTAATATTGCTCGATATGATGGGACGATTTCTTGAATTGCAGAATGATTTTGATCTTTTATATATTGAACTACTAAATATACTTGATTATAATTTTCTTCGCTTATTTCATTGTTAAAATAAATCATCACTGTTTGCTCGTTAATATAGTTAACTTCCATAGCCCATTACCCCCTTTGTATTACAACATTTTGATTATTGAATACTTTAATATTGTATCATTGTAAATACCTAGTTGTTTAATAAGTAATTCAAATCACATTTAATAATGTAGACAAATCAAAAAAATAATTTCTTAAAATTTATATTGTTCTATATTATTTTTATAGACACTTGTATGTTGAGTTATTTTAAATAATGTTACTAGTTGATACTCTTTTAAATTATTCACTTTTAGTTATCAGTCATATAAATGGAGAACCTAAATTATGAGATTATAACAACATAGTCTTGAAATCAAAATGATTAAAGTAATGTCGTTTCACTCAACTGCATAAGAGGCTCTATTCCTTTTGATTGTCATCAAAAGTTTAATGGTATACTGTTTCGTTTCACTCAACTGCATAAGAGGCTCTATTCCTTTTGATTGTCATCAAAAGTTTAATGGTTTACTGTTTCGTTTCACTCAACTGCATAAGAGGCTCTATTCCTTTTGATTGTCATCAAAAGTTTAATGATTTACTGTTTCGTTCCACTCAACTGCATAAGAGGCTCTATTCCTTTTGATTGTCATCAAAAGTTTAATGATTTACTGTTTCGTTCCACTCAACTGCATAAGAGGCTCTATTCCTTTTGATTGTCATCAAAAGTTTAATGGTTTACTGTTTCGTTTCACTCAACTGCATAAGAGGCTCTATTCCTTTTGATTGTCATCAAAAGGAAAGAGCCTCTAAAAAAATATAAATGCGGCTACTAACCTTAGTATAGAAAGTTGTAGTCGCATTTTTAAATCGTATTTATTTAATTATTGAATGTTAACAATTTTAACGTTCATTTCGCCGCCATTTGGTAATGGTACGCGTACTTCATCGTCTAGTTTTTTACCAATTAAAGCTTTAGCCATTGGAGATTCGTTTGAAATTTTACCATTAAATGCATCTGATTCAGCTGAACCAACGATTTGATAGCTTTCTTCCTCATCACCTGGTAATTCTACAAATGTTACTGTTTTACCAATTTTAACTTCATTATTATCTCCAGTGTCTTCAATGATTAATGCATTTCTAATCATATGTTCAATGCGTTGGATATCTTGTTCGATGAAACCTTGTTCATCTTTAGCTGCATCATACTCTGAGTTCTCTGATAAGTCACCGAATGAACGAGCTACTTTAATTTTTTCAACTACTTCTGGTCTTTTAACTGTTTTTAGTTCTTCTAATTCACGTTCTAACTTTTCATAACCCTCTTGAGTCATTGGATATTGTTTTTGGTTTTCCATAATGTCAACTTCCTTTACTTTGGTTTACTATTGCTTACTAACTAAAGTCTGAATTTTTGTTGTCATAATATCAATAGCTACTTTATTGCTGCCACCTTCAGGAATAATTATATCAGCATATTTCTTAGTTGGTTCAATAAATTGATCATGCATTGGTCTGACAACACTTAAATATTGTTTAATAACAGATTCCATTGAACGTCCACGTTCTTTTGTATCTCGTGTCAGTCTACGTAATATTCTTAAGTCTGCATCTGTATCAACATATATTTTAACATCCATCATATCACGTAATGTCTTATTTTCTAAAGCAAAGATACCTTCTACGATAATAACATCTTTAGGTTGAAAATCAATGGTAACATCACTACGAGTATGATTAGCGTAATCATACGTTGGCACTTCAACAGCCTTACCACTCTTTAAATCAGATAAATTTTGAATTAAAAAGTCATTATCAAAAGCAAATGGGTGGTCATAATTGGTTTCTAAGCGTTGCTCAAACGTTAAATGTGATTGATCTTTATAATAATAATCTTGTTCTAACAAAGCTACACTATGACCTTCTAGATTTTTCATAATTTCATTCGTTACAGTTGTCTTTCCTGAGCCAGAGCCACCAGCAATGCCGATTATCGTTGCAGCTTTCATTAGCCAATTTCCTTTCTCATCATATTGTTTGGATAAATTGGACGATCAACCTTAATTTGGACAATTTGTAATGGGTGTCGTGCAGCATCTAAACTATTACCTTCCTCATCATAAATAGTTTCAACTACTTGTCTAAAGGTTGCTATTTCTGGACCAAAAAATTCAATTTCTTGACCAGGCTTAAAATTATTACGTTGTTGAATGGTAGCTAATTGTGTTTCTTCATCGTAATCCAGTACTAAACCACAAAAATCATATGGCGACTTCTTAGATTGTTGTTGTCCAAACATTTGTTCCTCATACCCTGGAGTACCTTCAAAGAAAGCTGGCGCAGTATCCCTATTAGCACATTTATCTAATTCAACTAACCATTCAGGATTAATTGTGAAATTGTCTGGGTCTGCCGCGTACGCATCAATTACTTTACGATAAACAGACACAACTGTTGCAATGTAATGAATTGATTTCATACGT containing:
- a CDS encoding acetyl-CoA carboxylase biotin carboxylase subunit — encoded protein: MYRCLIANRGEIAVRIIRACREMNIETVAIYAKGDEQSLHVHLADQAICIGEANALDSYLNIDRIIAAAHITGANAIHPGYGFLSESTKFAQVIEENGINFIGPTKETMHMMGDKITARQTVDNAGVPVIPGSKGEVNKVEEIEQLAEDIGYPVVIKAASGGGGKGIRIVKEAKDLEKALNEAKSEGQKYFDDDRVYVEAFIPVAKHVEVQIMGDGQHNFVHLGERDCSVQRKNQKLIEESPCAALSEERRQQICDDAVKVAKASHYRSAGTIEFLVTEDAHYFIEMNARIQVEHTVTEMRTDRDLVASQLYLLMNNQLPFNQQDIKFSGHVIEARINAENPQKKFQPTPGKVNHLHLPQGFNVRVDSLLYQGYQVSPFYDSLVAKVIVKANNRASAITKLKVTLDEMVIDGFTTTADFLYAVLNYPPYADGDARDVDIKFLEKHQIITGVTL
- a CDS encoding acetyl-CoA carboxylase biotin carboxyl carrier protein gives rise to the protein MKIEQIEQLIKLVKENDVVKFKYKNFEDEIEIDFTTSQQEVTQHAVTHSNVNEEATTSNKTDKTDHHKEIKSPMVGTFYLQDSKELTEPMINVGDVINEGDIIGYVEAMKVLNEIPSDVSGEVQEIVVNHGSNVEYDQVLVRVK
- a CDS encoding biotin-dependent carboxyltransferase family protein — protein: MTIKILQSGLFSTIQDLGRIGYQHIGFSGAGAMDVNSFRLAQIMIGNEGPAIEYTMIGPTIQFNEANTFVLCGAYGDSLLNNQPISHQTVYFVEKGDILTIGHLNHGTRGYITFGKPLDIPKVANSYSTHTRTAIGGFKGRTLQKNDIINVLNNNKYKINLGKHTDMNLLPQDKVIHIIEGPQINKFSTKAIETITQQAYVISEQSDRMGYRLVGDSVAPINNADIISEPVALGSIQVPNDGQPIILLNDKQTIGGYTKIATVCKFDLPKLAQMKPNDDIRFKWLDYEVAKKINDQLENDFEVNIKAIMDKPIYDMTALRQTSQKISKMLRGTN
- the pxpB gene encoding 5-oxoprolinase subunit PxpB → MEVNYINEQTVMIYFNNEISEENYNQVYLVVQYIKDQNHSAIQEIVPSYRAILIYFNEKEISASKLIENLELNRLHNKSSVFELQQQRIITIPVVYGDEFGPDIEEVANYNNITIDEVIETHISKPYLIYMMGFMPGFPYLGGLDKQLHTPRRDEPRVKITAGSVGIANNQTGLYPLDSPGGWQIIGRTPVEVFDLNRQPMTIYEAGDYIQFKSISKTEYYSIKDSIQNGEFEIADWVVTKSDD
- the greA gene encoding transcription elongation factor GreA; this translates as MENQKQYPMTQEGYEKLERELEELKTVKRPEVVEKIKVARSFGDLSENSEYDAAKDEQGFIEQDIQRIEHMIRNALIIEDTGDNNEVKIGKTVTFVELPGDEEESYQIVGSAESDAFNGKISNESPMAKALIGKKLDDEVRVPLPNGGEMNVKIVNIQ
- the udk gene encoding uridine kinase — its product is MKAATIIGIAGGSGSGKTTVTNEIMKNLEGHSVALLEQDYYYKDQSHLTFEQRLETNYDHPFAFDNDFLIQNLSDLKSGKAVEVPTYDYANHTRSDVTIDFQPKDVIIVEGIFALENKTLRDMMDVKIYVDTDADLRILRRLTRDTKERGRSMESVIKQYLSVVRPMHDQFIEPTKKYADIIIPEGGSNKVAIDIMTTKIQTLVSKQ